The following is a genomic window from Agrobacterium cucumeris.
ATCTGCACGGACGGTGCTACTAGCTTTTGGAGGTCCCTATGTGGTCCCTAATGTTGTCGTTGCTCTTCTACGCCCTCAATTGGGTGGTTCGGGCGGTGATGTTCAAGGCGGTGCTCTATATCGCGTTGTGGTATTTCACGACTGAGGCTTGCCAATACCTCCTGACCAAGATCGAGTTTGGCGGTGAAGGGTTCCAAGGCGCGCTTTCCAACGTCAATCAGTACGTCGTCTATTTCCTTGTAGCCCTTAAGCTCGATGCTGGGTTGCCGATGATCATTTCCGCGATGATGACGCGCTTTGCCATCCGTCGCCTGCCTATCATCGGGTGATCC
Proteins encoded in this region:
- a CDS encoding DUF2523 family protein, which encodes MLSLLFYALNWVVRAVMFKAVLYIALWYFTTEACQYLLTKIEFGGEGFQGALSNVNQYVVYFLVALKLDAGLPMIISAMMTRFAIRRLPIIG